In a genomic window of Acidobacteriota bacterium:
- a CDS encoding response regulator transcription factor, whose amino-acid sequence MLALLLERPERYPNAAQERDPLDVVLTLMHERQKRHSVDLSPIAAQFRLTPREKETLQYLTEGLTGKEIAHQMQISPHTVKAFLRLVMSKMQVSRRIEIFGKILTVGH is encoded by the coding sequence ATGCTCGCTCTCCTGTTGGAACGTCCGGAGCGCTACCCGAATGCCGCCCAGGAACGGGATCCCCTGGATGTCGTGCTGACTCTCATGCACGAGCGGCAGAAGCGCCACTCCGTAGATCTCTCCCCCATCGCCGCCCAGTTCCGCCTGACCCCGCGCGAGAAGGAGACATTGCAGTACCTGACTGAGGGACTGACAGGCAAAGAGATCGCCCATCAGATGCAGATCAGTCCGCATACCGTGAAAGCCTTCCTCCGGCTGGTGATGAGCAAAATGCAGGTCTCCCGGCGCATCGAGATCTTTGGGAAAATCCTCACCGTCGGCCATTAG
- a CDS encoding PilZ domain-containing protein — protein MDQAANHEKRSHPRYPVRGQLTGNVLSALLSPLPGSEVPFQWTIQDISQGGFGVLTPSTVSVMTPIRCEVQLDDMPVSIPTLVQVCWTERNSSGEGARVGLHFLL, from the coding sequence ATGGATCAGGCGGCAAATCACGAAAAGCGCTCCCACCCTCGCTATCCCGTGCGCGGCCAACTAACCGGAAACGTCCTGTCAGCGTTGTTGTCCCCCCTCCCGGGGTCGGAAGTGCCTTTTCAATGGACCATCCAAGATATCAGCCAGGGCGGGTTTGGCGTGCTCACGCCCTCAACTGTGAGCGTGATGACTCCCATCCGATGCGAGGTCCAACTGGACGATATGCCGGTGTCCATTCCCACTTTGGTTCAAGTCTGCTGGACAGAGAGAAACTCGTCCGGGGAGGGCGCCAGAGTCGGCCTCCACTTCCTACTTTAG